One Hordeum vulgare subsp. vulgare chromosome 4H, MorexV3_pseudomolecules_assembly, whole genome shotgun sequence DNA window includes the following coding sequences:
- the LOC123447985 gene encoding 60S ribosomal protein L3-like, producing the protein MSHRKFEHPRHGSLGFLPRKRCSRHRGKVKAFPRDDQSKKCHLTAFLGYKAGMTHIVREVEKPGSKLHKKETCEAVTIVETPPIVIVGLVAYVKTPRGLRTLNSVWAQHLSEDVRRRFYKNWCKSKKKAFTKYALKYDSDAGKKEIQMQLEKMKKYATVVRVIAHTQIRKMKGLKQKKAHLMEIQINGGTIADKVDYGYNFFEKEVPIDAVFQKDEMIDIIGVTKGKGYEGVVTRWGVTRLPRKTHRGLRKVACIGAWHPARVSYTVARAGQNGYHHRTEMNKKVYKIGKVGQETHDASTEFDRTEKDITPMGGFPHYGVVKADYLMIKGCCVGPKKRVVTLRQSLLKQTSRLALEEIKLKFVDTSSKFGHGRFQTTDEKQRFYGKLKA; encoded by the exons ATGTCGCACCGTAAGTTCGAGCACCCGAGACACGGATCCCTCGGTTTCCTCCCCAGGAAGCGTTGCTCGCGCCACCGCGGAAAGG TGAAGGCTTTCCCCAGAGATGACCAATCCAAGAAATGCCACCTCACTGCCTTCCTTGGCTACAAGGCTGGCATGACTCACATTGTGCGTGAGGTCGAGAAGCCTGGTTCCA AGCTGCACAAGAAGGAGACATGTGAGGCTGTCACCATTGTTGAGACACCCCCTATTGTTATTGTTGGACTTGTTGCCTATGTGAAGACTCCTCGTGGCCTTCGTACTCTCAACTCTGTCTGGGCACAGCATCTCAGCGAAGATGTGAGGAGAAGGTTCTACAAGAACTGGTGCAAGAGCAAGAAGAAGGCCTTCACCAAGTATGCGCTGAAGTATGACAGTGATGCTGGCAAGAAAGAAATCCAGATGCAGCTTGAGAAGATGAAGAAGTATGCTACTGTTGTCCGTGTTATTGCCCATACCCAG ATCAGGAAGATGAAGGGGCTGAAGCAGAAGAAGGCTCACCTCATGGAGATCCAGATCAATGGTGGCACCATTGCCGATAAGGTGGACTATGGTTACAACTTCTTTGAGAAGGAAGTCCCCATTGATGCGGTTTTCCAAAAAGATGAGATGATTGATATCATTGGTGTAACCAAGGGTAAGGGTTATGAAGGTGTTGTGACACGTTGGGGTGTCACCCGCCTTCCCCGCAAGACCCACAGAGGTCTTCGCAAGGTTGCCTGTATTGGTGCCTGGCATCCTGCTAGGGTGTCCTACACTGTTGCTCGGGCTGGTCAGAATGGATACCACCACCGGACTGAGATGAACAAGAAGGTGTACAAGATTGGCAAGGTTGGACAGGAAACCCATGATGCCTCTACTGAGTTCGACAG GACCGAGAAGGACATCACTCCCATGGGTGGCTTCCCTCACTATGGTGTGGTGAAGGCCGACTACCTGATGATCAAGGGATGCTGTGTCGGGCCAAAGAAGCGTGTGGTGACCCTCCGCCAGTCCCTGCTGAAGCAGACCTCTCGTCTCGCACTGGAGGAAATCAAGCTCAAGTTTGTCGACACCTCTTCCAAGTTTGGGCACGGCCGTTTCCAGACCACGGACGAGAAGCAGAGGTTCTATGGCAAGCTCAAGGCTTGA
- the LOC123447986 gene encoding TATA-binding protein-associated factor 2N-like isoform X1, with protein MDRYQRVEKPRNETPIRENEIRITALGRMRNYIGYGMSLLEENGHDEIIIKAMGRAINKTVMVAELIKRRVAGLHQNTSIESVGITDTWEPLEEGLVPLETTRHVSMISLTLSKEPLDTSSPGYQPPIPAEEVKPAFDYEHEGSFPSARGRGRGGPGGGRRGRGRAINNGPPAYDWGEEWEEDGDYYHNGRGRGRGRLRGRGRARGYYGGGRRGGYGYDHGYGGRGGYYEEQGGYFDGEPDEYQPPPARGRGRGRTMEQSEYYNGEPDEYQPPPGRGRGRGRRMEQSEYYNGEPDEYRPPGRGRGRGRWMEQSEYFDEPYEYPPPGRGRGMGRRGGPWGARGRGRGPMLD; from the exons ATGGATAGGTACCAAAGGGTGGAGAAGCCTCGGAATGAGACACCGATTCGTGAGAACGAGATCAGGATCACTGCGCTCGGGAGGATGAGGAACTATATCGGCTACGGGATGTCGTTGCTTGAG GAAAATGGGCATGATGAGATCATTATCAAAGCCATGGGACGAGCCATAAATAAGACGGTCATGGTTGCTGAATTGATCAAG AGAAGAGTTGCTGGTCTCCATCAGAATACGTCTATTGAATCTGTTGGCATCACCGACACATGGGAGCCTCTGGAAGAAGGCCTTGTTCC GCTAGAGACAACTCGTCATGTATCAATGATTTCCCTAACATTGTCCAAGGAACCATTGGATACGTCATCTCCAGG GTACCAGCCACCCATACCAGCTGAAGAGGTGAAACCTgcttttgattatgaacatgaag GATCCTTCCCCTCTGCtcgtgggagaggtcgtggtggaCCTGGCGGCGGCCGAAGGGGCAGGGGCAGAG CTATTAACAATGGACCCCCTGCTTATGATTGGGGTGAAGAGTGGGAGGAGGATGGGGACTATTACCACAATGGTAGAGGCAGAGGAAGAGGCCGgctaagaggaagaggaagagcccGTGGCTACTACGGAGGTGGTCGACGTGGTGGCTACGGCTATGATCACGGTTATGGTGGCAGGGGCGGCTACTATGAAGAGCAGGGTGGATACTTTGATGGCGAACCAGATGAGTATCAACCCCCTCCAGCCCGTG GGCGTGGCAGGGGAAGAACAATGGAGCAGAGTGAATACTACAATGGTGAACCAGATGAGTATCAACCTCCTCCAGGCCGTG GGCGTGGCAGGGGAAGAAGAATGGAGCAGAGTGAGTACTACAATGGCGAACCGGATGAGTATCGCCCTCCAGGCCGTG GGCGTGGCAGGGGAAGATGGATGGAGCAGAGCGAATACTTCGATGAACCTTATGAATACCCCCCTCCAGGCCGTG GTCGTGGCATGGGAAGAAGGGGAGGGCCATGGGGCGCCCGAGGCCGTGGGCGTGGTCCGATGCTAGATTGA
- the LOC123447986 gene encoding heterogeneous nuclear ribonucleoproteins A1 homolog isoform X2 → MDRYQRVEKPRNETPIRENEIRITALGRMRNYIGYGMSLLEENGHDEIIIKAMGRAINKTVMVAELIKRRVAGLHQNTSIESVGITDTWEPLEEGLVPLETTRHVSMISLTLSKEPLDTSSPGYQPPIPAEEVKPAFDYEHEGSFPSARGRGRGGPGGGRRGRGRAINNGPPAYDWGEEWEEDGDYYHNGRGRGRGRLRGRGRARGYYGGGRRGGYGYDHGYGGRGGYYEEQGGYFDGEPDEYQPPPARGRGRGRTMEQSEYYNGEPDEYQPPPGRGRGRGRRMEQSEYYNGEPDEYRPPGRGRGMGRRGGPWGARGRGRGPMLD, encoded by the exons ATGGATAGGTACCAAAGGGTGGAGAAGCCTCGGAATGAGACACCGATTCGTGAGAACGAGATCAGGATCACTGCGCTCGGGAGGATGAGGAACTATATCGGCTACGGGATGTCGTTGCTTGAG GAAAATGGGCATGATGAGATCATTATCAAAGCCATGGGACGAGCCATAAATAAGACGGTCATGGTTGCTGAATTGATCAAG AGAAGAGTTGCTGGTCTCCATCAGAATACGTCTATTGAATCTGTTGGCATCACCGACACATGGGAGCCTCTGGAAGAAGGCCTTGTTCC GCTAGAGACAACTCGTCATGTATCAATGATTTCCCTAACATTGTCCAAGGAACCATTGGATACGTCATCTCCAGG GTACCAGCCACCCATACCAGCTGAAGAGGTGAAACCTgcttttgattatgaacatgaag GATCCTTCCCCTCTGCtcgtgggagaggtcgtggtggaCCTGGCGGCGGCCGAAGGGGCAGGGGCAGAG CTATTAACAATGGACCCCCTGCTTATGATTGGGGTGAAGAGTGGGAGGAGGATGGGGACTATTACCACAATGGTAGAGGCAGAGGAAGAGGCCGgctaagaggaagaggaagagcccGTGGCTACTACGGAGGTGGTCGACGTGGTGGCTACGGCTATGATCACGGTTATGGTGGCAGGGGCGGCTACTATGAAGAGCAGGGTGGATACTTTGATGGCGAACCAGATGAGTATCAACCCCCTCCAGCCCGTG GGCGTGGCAGGGGAAGAACAATGGAGCAGAGTGAATACTACAATGGTGAACCAGATGAGTATCAACCTCCTCCAGGCCGTG GGCGTGGCAGGGGAAGAAGAATGGAGCAGAGTGAGTACTACAATGGCGAACCGGATGAGTATCGCCCTCCAGGCCGTG GTCGTGGCATGGGAAGAAGGGGAGGGCCATGGGGCGCCCGAGGCCGTGGGCGTGGTCCGATGCTAGATTGA
- the LOC123447986 gene encoding TATA-binding protein-associated factor 2N-like isoform X3 codes for MDRYQRVEKPRNETPIRENEIRITALGRMRNYIGYGMSLLEENGHDEIIIKAMGRAINKTVMVAELIKRRVAGLHQNTSIESVGITDTWEPLEEGLVPLETTRHVSMISLTLSKEPLDTSSPGYQPPIPAEEVKPAFDYEHEGSFPSARGRGRGGPGGGRRGRGRAINNGPPAYDWGEEWEEDGDYYHNGRGRGRGRLRGRGRARGYYGGGRRGGYGYDHGYGGRGGYYEEQGGYFDGEPDEYQPPPARGRGRGRTMEQSEYYNGEPDEYQPPPGRGRGRGRWMEQSEYFDEPYEYPPPGRGRGMGRRGGPWGARGRGRGPMLD; via the exons ATGGATAGGTACCAAAGGGTGGAGAAGCCTCGGAATGAGACACCGATTCGTGAGAACGAGATCAGGATCACTGCGCTCGGGAGGATGAGGAACTATATCGGCTACGGGATGTCGTTGCTTGAG GAAAATGGGCATGATGAGATCATTATCAAAGCCATGGGACGAGCCATAAATAAGACGGTCATGGTTGCTGAATTGATCAAG AGAAGAGTTGCTGGTCTCCATCAGAATACGTCTATTGAATCTGTTGGCATCACCGACACATGGGAGCCTCTGGAAGAAGGCCTTGTTCC GCTAGAGACAACTCGTCATGTATCAATGATTTCCCTAACATTGTCCAAGGAACCATTGGATACGTCATCTCCAGG GTACCAGCCACCCATACCAGCTGAAGAGGTGAAACCTgcttttgattatgaacatgaag GATCCTTCCCCTCTGCtcgtgggagaggtcgtggtggaCCTGGCGGCGGCCGAAGGGGCAGGGGCAGAG CTATTAACAATGGACCCCCTGCTTATGATTGGGGTGAAGAGTGGGAGGAGGATGGGGACTATTACCACAATGGTAGAGGCAGAGGAAGAGGCCGgctaagaggaagaggaagagcccGTGGCTACTACGGAGGTGGTCGACGTGGTGGCTACGGCTATGATCACGGTTATGGTGGCAGGGGCGGCTACTATGAAGAGCAGGGTGGATACTTTGATGGCGAACCAGATGAGTATCAACCCCCTCCAGCCCGTG GGCGTGGCAGGGGAAGAACAATGGAGCAGAGTGAATACTACAATGGTGAACCAGATGAGTATCAACCTCCTCCAGGCCGTG GGCGTGGCAGGGGAAGATGGATGGAGCAGAGCGAATACTTCGATGAACCTTATGAATACCCCCCTCCAGGCCGTG GTCGTGGCATGGGAAGAAGGGGAGGGCCATGGGGCGCCCGAGGCCGTGGGCGTGGTCCGATGCTAGATTGA
- the LOC123447986 gene encoding heterogeneous nuclear ribonucleoproteins A1 homolog isoform X4 — protein MDRYQRVEKPRNETPIRENEIRITALGRMRNYIGYGMSLLEENGHDEIIIKAMGRAINKTVMVAELIKRRVAGLHQNTSIESVGITDTWEPLEEGLVPLETTRHVSMISLTLSKEPLDTSSPGYQPPIPAEEVKPAFDYEHEGSFPSARGRGRGGPGGGRRGRGRAINNGPPAYDWGEEWEEDGDYYHNGRGRGRGRLRGRGRARGYYGGGRRGGYGYDHGYGGRGGYYEEQGGYFDGEPDEYQPPPARGRGRGRTMEQSEYYNGEPDEYQPPPGRGRGMGRRGGPWGARGRGRGPMLD, from the exons ATGGATAGGTACCAAAGGGTGGAGAAGCCTCGGAATGAGACACCGATTCGTGAGAACGAGATCAGGATCACTGCGCTCGGGAGGATGAGGAACTATATCGGCTACGGGATGTCGTTGCTTGAG GAAAATGGGCATGATGAGATCATTATCAAAGCCATGGGACGAGCCATAAATAAGACGGTCATGGTTGCTGAATTGATCAAG AGAAGAGTTGCTGGTCTCCATCAGAATACGTCTATTGAATCTGTTGGCATCACCGACACATGGGAGCCTCTGGAAGAAGGCCTTGTTCC GCTAGAGACAACTCGTCATGTATCAATGATTTCCCTAACATTGTCCAAGGAACCATTGGATACGTCATCTCCAGG GTACCAGCCACCCATACCAGCTGAAGAGGTGAAACCTgcttttgattatgaacatgaag GATCCTTCCCCTCTGCtcgtgggagaggtcgtggtggaCCTGGCGGCGGCCGAAGGGGCAGGGGCAGAG CTATTAACAATGGACCCCCTGCTTATGATTGGGGTGAAGAGTGGGAGGAGGATGGGGACTATTACCACAATGGTAGAGGCAGAGGAAGAGGCCGgctaagaggaagaggaagagcccGTGGCTACTACGGAGGTGGTCGACGTGGTGGCTACGGCTATGATCACGGTTATGGTGGCAGGGGCGGCTACTATGAAGAGCAGGGTGGATACTTTGATGGCGAACCAGATGAGTATCAACCCCCTCCAGCCCGTG GGCGTGGCAGGGGAAGAACAATGGAGCAGAGTGAATACTACAATGGTGAACCAGATGAGTATCAACCTCCTCCAGGCCGTG GTCGTGGCATGGGAAGAAGGGGAGGGCCATGGGGCGCCCGAGGCCGTGGGCGTGGTCCGATGCTAGATTGA
- the LOC123447987 gene encoding brassinosteroid LRR receptor kinase BRL2-like: MDAVYQALVVTVAAFVAISFPCLLLAFLCRHRNNRLLEPDHRCASSSPLPISAPAGTSSELSSSWSLYGSAVDSSLKKLSLDDLARATGEFSPDNIIGDGSFGFVYRAVLPDGGPAVAVKRLSADHAAGAGNREFRAELEVLGSLSHRNLARLLGYCAAGRDRLLVYELLERGSLDAWLHGDAASLPLPWPARLRVTRGAAAALAFLHHDRHPPVLHRDVKSSNVLLDEGFEAKLADFGHARVVTGGPAASHLSTQAAGTAGYMAPEIREGVGASVKADVYSFGVLMMETVTGRRPSWPMKNIIGKEVELLRWAREKVEAGISSEIADHRMGLEGETETKEVKDFLDIAQSCTEESPKYRPTMREVVERLNRL; the protein is encoded by the exons ATGGACGCCGTGTACCAAGCGCTGGTCGTGACCGTCGCTGCCTTCGTCGCCATCTCCTTCCCCTGCCTCCTCCTCGCCTTCCTCTGCCGCCACCGCAATAACCGCCTCCTCGAGCCGGACCACCGCTGCGCGTCATCGTCGCCCCTCCCAATCTCCGCCCCGGCCGGGACATCGTCTGAGCTATCCTCGTCGTGGTCTCTGTACGGATCGGCCGTGGACTCGTCGCTCAAGAAGCTCTCGCTGGACGACCTCGCCCGGGCCACCGGCGAATTCTCCCCGGACAACATCATAGGCGACGGCAGCTTCGGGTTCGTGTATCGTGCCGTGCTTCCGGATGGTGGACCTGCCGTGGCCGTGAAGCGCCTCTCCGCGGACCACGCCGCCGGCGCCGGCAACCGCGAGTTCCGGGCCGAGCTGGAGGTGCTCGGCAGCCTCAGCCACCGCAACCTCGCGCGCCTGCTCGGCTACTGCGCCGCCGGACGCGACCGCCTCCTCGTCTACGAGCTCCTCGAGCGAGGCAGCCTCGACGCCTGGCTGCACGGCGACGCCGCCTCGCTCCCGCTCCCGTGGCCCGCGCGCCTCCGCGTCACCCGCGGCGCAGCGGCCGCGCTCGCCTTCCTGCACCACGACCGCCACCCGCCCGTGCTCCACCGCGACGTCAAGTCCAGCAACGTGCTACTCGACGAGGGGTTCGAGGCCAAGCTCGCCGATTTTGGCCATGCCAGGGTCGTCACCGGCGGCCCTGCCGCGTCGCATCTCAGCACGCAGGCCGCCGGCACAGCGGG GTACATGGCACCAGAGATACGTGAAGGCGTGGGAGCAAGCGTGAAAGCAGATGTGTACAGCTTTGGCGTGCTAATGATGGAGACAGTGACCGGTCGACGACCAAGCTGGCCAATGAAGAACATTATAGGTAAGGAGGTAGAACTATTGAGATGGGCAAGGGAAAAAGTTGAAGCTGGCATATCCTCAGAGATTGCGGATCATCGAATGGGTTTAGAAGGGGAAACAGAAACAAAGGAGGTGAAAGATTTCTTGGACATCGCACAAAGTTGCACGGAGGAGTCTCCTAAGTACCGACCGACAATGAGAGAGGTGGTTGAGAGGCTCAATAGGTTATGA